In the Paenibacillus sp. FSL R7-0337 genome, CTTGTCTTTCCAGGCTCCAATTGTGACATTGACTGCTACAAGGCAGTAGAAGACAGCCTCGGCGAACCAGTAGATTATGTATGGCATACAGCGACAGACCTGTCGGCGTATGACTGCATCCTCGTGCCAGGCGGCTTCTCTTATGGTGACTATCTGCGCTGCGGCGCAATCTCCCGGTTCGCTCCGGTAATGGCTGAAGTGGCTAAGGCGGCAGAGCAAGGCAAATTCGTGCTTGGCATCTGCAACGGGTTCCAGATTCTGACTGAAGCGGGTCTCCTGCCGGGCGCGCTGCGCCGCAACATGTCGATGAAGTTCCGTTGTCATGACACGGTGCTTAAGGTCATTAATAACACAACCCCGTTTACTATTGACTATGCGAAGGATGAAGAGATCGTCATCCCTATCGCGCATGGCGAAGGCAATTACTATTGTGATGAAGAGACGCTCGCAGAGCTTCAAGCGAATAACCAGATCGTATTCACCTACAGTGACAACCCGAACGGTTCGGTGGCCGATATTGCCGGAGTCAGTAATAGGGCGGGCAATGTAGTCGGCATGATGCCTCACCCGGAGCGTGCAGCGAATAGCCTGCTGGGATCGGAAGACGGCAAACGGATGTTCACATCCATTCTCAAGACATGGAGGGATCGTTATGACGCAGCAAGTATCCGCTAAGGAGCCGACCGCAGAGCAGATCGCGGAGCAGAAAATCTACAGTCAGTTCGGTGTATCAGACAGCGAATATGAGCTCATTACCTCCTTCATGGGACGTAAGCCCAACTATACAGAAATCGGTGTGTTCAGCGTCATGTGGTCTGAGCACTGTGCATATAAGAACTCCAAGCCGCTGCTGAGCCGTTTCCCGACAAGCGGACCGAAGGTGCTGATGGGACCGGGTGAAGGCGCGGGCATCGTGGACATCGGTGATAACCAGGCCGTTGTCTTCAAAATCGAAAGCCACAACCATCCGTCGGCGGTAGAGCCTTATCAGGGCGCGGCGACCGGGGTGGGCGGGATTATCCGCGATATTTTCTCCATGGGAGCAAGACCGGTGGCCTTGCTGAACTCCTTGCGCTTCGGGAAGCTGGAAAGTGACCGGGTTAAATACCTGTTCGAGCATGTCGTGTCCGGGATTGCAGGCTACGGCAACTGTATCGGCATCCCTACTGTCGGCGGGGAAATTATGTTCGACAACAGCTATGACGGGAATCCGCTGGTGAACGCGATGTGTGTCGGTCTGATTGATCATGACAAAATCCAGCGCGGCGTTGCCAAAGGGGTGGGCAACCCTGTCTTCTACGTAGGTCCGCCTACTGGCCGTGACGGGATTCACGGTGCGACCTTTGCCTCTGTGGAACTGAGCGAAGAATCCGAAGCTAAGAAGACAGCGGTTCAGGTCGGCGATCCGTTCATGGAGAAGCTGGTAATGGAATCCTGCCTGGAGCTGATCGACAGCGGCATCGTCCTCGGCATTCAGGATATGGGCGCAGCCGGACTGACCTGCTCCAGCGCGGAAATGGCGAGCAAGGCAGGCAACGGTCTGGAGCTCTATCTGGATCAGGTGCCGCAGCGTGAAGACGGGATGACCCCGTATGAGATGATGCTCTCGGAATCCCAGGAGCGGATGCTGTTCGTGGTGGAGCCTAAGGATGAGGCTCAGGCCCAGGAAATCTTCGATCGTTGGGGCGTCATCTGCCGCAAGGTGGGTAAGGTGACCGATGACGGCCGCCTGAAGCTGTTCCATCACGGTGAAGTAGTAGGCGATATGCCGGTGAAGGCGCTGGTGGATGAATGCCCTATTTATAACAAACCATCGGCAGTTCCTGCTTATTATGAGGAGAATGCCTCGGTAGATACGCTCCGTTATGAAGAAGTTACCGATCTGGGCGGCGCTTTGCGTACCGTACTGGGTTCGCCTACGGTAGCAAGCAAAGCATGGGTGTACAACCAATATGATTACATGGTACGCACCAGTACTGCGGTTCGTCCGGGTTCCGATGCGGCAGTGGTAACCATTCATGGCACCCGCAAAGGTCTGGCCATGACGACTGACTGCAACGGCCGTTATGTCTATCTGGACCCTGAAGTGGGCGGACGCATTGCTGTCAGCGAAGCGGCGCGCAACATCGTTTGCTCCGGTGCCCAGCCGCTGGCGATTACGGACAACCTGAACTTCGGAAGTCCGGAGAAGCCGGAGATCTTCTGGCAGATGGAACGGGCGGTAGACGGTATGGCGGAAGCTTGCCGGGTGCTGGATACGCCGGTTATCGGCGGGAATGTCAGCCTGTATAACGAGAATGCCTCCGGGTCCATCTACCCGACACCTGTTGTTGGCATGGTCGGTCTCATTGAAGATACGGATCACATTACAACCCAGGCCTTCAAGCAGGAAGGCGATGCTGTACTGCTGCTGGGCGTGACGAAGGCAGAGCTGGGCGGCAGTGAATTCCAGTATGCCGTTCACGGCGTGACCGAAGGCCGTCCGCCGGCGCTGGACTTGGCGACAGAGCGCAAGCTGCTGGATGCCGTACTCGCTGCCATCCGCAGCGGTCGGGTGCGCTCGGCGCATGACCTGTCTGAAGGCGGTCTGGCCGGAGCACTGGCAGAGAGCTGCATCAGCGGCAGCATCGGCGCGAATATCGAACTGTCTGCGGGCGGATTACGCCCGGATGTGGCGCTGTTCAGCGAGAGCCAGTCCCGTATTATCCTGACTTCCGCGCCTGAGCATGCAGAGGAGCTGAAGGCGGCAGTTGCCGCATACGGCGTGCCTGTAGAGATCATTGGAACCGTGGGCGGAGAGCGCCTGCGCGTTACACTGGACGGCTCGTCTGCACTGGATGAAGCTGTTACCGAACTCAAGACCATTTGGGAGGATGCTATTCCATGTCTGATGAAATAAAGACCGGGAACAAGCAGGAAACCCCTATCCTGTGGACCGGCGACTTTTACAATGAAGGAACGGGCTCGGGAGATATTTTTGATACGTTAAAAGAAGAATGCGGCGTCTTCGGGGTCTTCGGACACCCGGAGGCCGCCTCCATGTCCTATTATGGCCTGCATGCTCTGCAGCACCGGGGAGAAGAGAGCGCGGGCATCTGCGTGGCGGATGGGCGCGACTTCAACTATCACCGCGGCATGGGCCTGGTGAAAGAAGTCTTCGATAAAGACAAAATCGCTTCACTGGTGGGAGACATGTCCATCGGCCATGTGCGGTACTCCACCAGCGGAGACAGCCGGCTGACCAATGCGCAGCCGCTGGTCTTCAAATACCGTGACGGTGATCTGGCGATTGCCACGAACGGCAATATCGTTAACGAACCGCTGATCCGCAAGCAGCTGGAGCAGGGCGGCTCGATCTTCCAGACGACTAGTGATACCGAGGTGCTGGCGCATCTGATTGCACGTTCACAGAAGGATTTTGTCGAAGCGACGAAGGATGCCTTGTCGCAACTGGTCGGCGGATTCGCCTTCCTCTTGATGACCAATGACAAGCTGATTGTCGCCTCAGATACCCACGGACTTCGTCCGCTTGTAATGGGCCGCCTGGGCGAAGCCTATGTCTTCGCTTCTGAATCCTGTGCGCTCGAAGTGATCGGCGCCGAGCTGGTGCGTGATATCGAGCCCGGCGAGCTGCTGGTGCTGGACCAGAACGGTTTCCGTGAAGAACGCTTCGCAGAGCCTAAGCGCAAAGCGCTGTGCGCGATGGAGTACATCTACTTCGCCCGCCCGGACAGCGACCTGAACGGCTCCAACCTGCACTCCGCCCGCAAGCGGATGGGCAGCCGTATGGCGCTCGAAGCCTTCGTGGATGCGGATATTGTCACCGGCGTGCCGGATTCCAGTATCTCCGCCGCCATCGGCTATGCCGAGCAGACGGGCATCCCGTACGAGCTGGGGCTGATCAAGAACAAGTATACCGGCCGCACGTTCATCCAGCCCAGCCAGGAACTGCGTGAGCAGGGCGTCAAGATGAAGCTCAGCGCGGTACGCCGCGTCGTGGAAGGCCAGCGTGTAGTGATGATCGACGATTCGATCGTGCGAGGTACCACCTCACGCCGGATCGTCAACCTGCTGCGCGAAGCCGGAGCCTTAGAGGTCCACGTGCGGATTACATCGCCGCCGTTCAAGAATCCGTGCTTCTATGGCATTGATACCCCGGACCGCCGGGAGCTGATTGCCTCTTACAAGACCATCGCTGAGATGTGTGAGGAGATCAACGCTGATTCCCTGGCGTTCCTCTCTCCCGAGGGGCTGATCCAGTCCATCGGCGGCTATAATAGTGACGACTATAAAGGCGGCCTATGCCTGTCTTGCTTCGACAATGATTACCCGACGCAGGTGGATTTCGGCGGGGAAGAGAAGGACGGATGCTCGTGTTAGGCGGAACATCCGCCTAACACTGTGGGGCTCATCCCCCTAAGTTCCCCTTGCGAAGGGGGATTCCGGAAGTTTGGTGGTCTGTTTCTGCTCTAAACTTGCTAAGGAGGCTTGGGTGCGGGTGCCCGCTTTGTCCCTATGTGCTGCGCACGGACGGGATGCACTTATGCGGTGCTGCCCCCCCGGCGGCCAGCGGTCCGCCGGGCCCACTGGCTCCAGAATCTGTCCTATTTGCTGCGCAAATCCGGAGATTCTGTCGCCTAAGAAGCCCGCACGGCTTCGCCCCGTGCGGAGAAGAGCTCCCACCCCCGTCCTGTTTGCTAACGCAAAAACGGGGGACCGGTCGCCTAAGGAGGCGCTGTGCGAAGCCCAGCGCCGACCCCTTGCCGCTGTGCAAGGCGCGAAGCTTCGGCTTGCGGCAGAGGTTTGAACTGCGGTGGTGTGAGTCATGGAGAGGAATTTTGGAACTGTAGGAGCGGTAGCGTCCGCCTTTATGGCCCGATTTCTACCGCAAATAGCGGTATCAATCAGGAAATCGGGCCATAACAGCGGCCGGAAGTCCAAATATTCTTTGTAATGACGACTATAACGACCCTATCATTTCAAATCCCTGCCGCCCCGAACCCGCGCTCTAAACTAATCTAAATGAGGTGTCCAAACGTGTCAGAAGCGTACAAGAAAGCCGGAGTGGATATTGCGGCTGGCAATGAAGCAGTAGAACGCATGAAAAAGCATGTGAAGCGCACATACCGTCCGGAAGTGATGACGGAGCTGGGCGGCTTCGGCGCCCTGTTCGGCCTGAATAAGGACAAGTACGAAGAGCCGGTTCTCGTGTCGGGAACAGATGGTGTGGGCACGAAGCTGAAAATCGCGTTCGCGGCTGACCGCCACGACACGATTGGCATCGATGCTGTCGCCATGTGCGTGAATGACATCGTGGTACAGGGTGCTGAGCCGCTGTTCTTCCTCGATTATCTGGCCTGCGATAAGGTCGTGCCGGAGAAGATCGAAGCCATCGTAGCCGGGATCGCGGAAGGCTGTCATCAGGCGGGCTGCGCCCTGATCGGCGGCGAGACCGCCGAGATGCCGGGCATGTATGCAGCTGGCGAATATGATATCGCCGGATTCACCGTAGGTGTGGCCGATAAGGCGAAGCTGGTAACCGGATCAGATATTGCTCCAGGAGACACAGTTATCGGGCTGGCTTCGAGCGGGATTCACAGCAATGGCTTCTCGCTGGTGCGCAAGCTTTTGCTGGAGGAAGACGGTTACGGCCTGGATGAGGTTGTGCCGGAGCTGGGAGCGCCGCTGGCGGACGTTCTGCTGGCCCCGACCCGGATCTACGTGAAGCCGCTGCTTGCTCTGCTCGAACAGCTTCCGGTCAAGGGCATGGCCCATATTACCGGCGGCGGGTTCATCGAGAACATTCCGCGTGTATTGCCGGATAATGTAAATGTAGAGATCAACTACGGCTCCTGGCCGATTCAGCCGGTCTTCAGCCTGATGCAGAGTAAGGGGCAGGTCAGCAACCGCGACATGTTCACAACGTTCAATATGGGCGTGGGGCTGGTGCTGGTAGTGGCGGAAGCGGACGGAGAGCGTGCGCTGGAACTGCTTAAGGCCAGCGGGGAAGAGGCTTACCGGATCGGCACGGTTACTGAAGGAGAGCGCATTGTTACCTTCACGGGAGCTGAAGTCTGATGGAGTGGAGCCGAATCGCTGTCTTTGCCTCCGGAACGGGCAGCAATTTCGCTGCACTGGTCCAGGCACAGCGGGAGGGCAGGCTGGGCGGAGGCAGCATAGAGCTGCTGGTCTCGGATAAACCGGAAGCGCCTGTAGCACAGCGGGCAGAGGAGGCAGGAATTCCTGCTCTGCTGTTGCGGCCGAAGGACTTCGCGGGCCGGGAGCAGTACGAGGCCGCGATTGTGGCTGAATTGCAGCGCCGGAACATCGGACTGGTGGTGCTGGCCGGTTATATGCGGCTAATCTCCCCTGTTCTGCTCACACCGTATGCCGGACGGATCATCAACATTCATCCTTCGCTGCTGCCGGCTTTTGCCGGGAAGGACGCGATCGGGCAGGCGCTGGAGTATGGCGTGAAGCTGACAGGCGTGACCGTGCATTTTGTCGATGGAGGCATGGATACCGGACCGGTGATTGCCCAGCGCAGCGTGGAGGTCCAGTCTGGAGATACCGCTGAATCGCTGGCTGCACGTATCCATCAGGTGGAATACGCGCTGTATCCTGAGGTAGTGAGTGCTTTTGCCGCCGGAAAAGTAGAATTGAACGGAAGAATGGCGACCATTGGCGATTAATAGAAGTAGCTGTATATTTCTCGGGAAATACTGCTGAGGCGTCAGAAATTGACGGAAGCTCTGGCGGCATGGCCGGAAATTGCGAAAATACAGGTTTGCTGGCATAAGGACAGAAGCACAAATATCAGGACAGATACACCAGGGAATTCTAAATTAATAGTTTGTTCTACAGGATTCGTTGCTGTAATCATCCGGAGTTCATCCGGCAAACATTCATAGGCACGGGGATCATTTGATTTAAAGGTTCAGTATTCCCAACTCAATAAGCTAAGCTGCTGGAACAGGTGGATTTTCTCCATCTAATCTGGCTGATATATGCGATGAACGGAGCATAAGTGGAAAAAGTACAGCTAATCCGGCCCCAATCGAATGATTGACCTTATCTGGCGTCATTTAGGTGTGTATTTTCCAACTACTGCCCCGCTACGTGCTTCCCCGCCGGAATTAGATGACAAAAATCCAACTAAATCAGCTACGCCAATGAGTGGGTACAAGCCGTCTTCAAGAGCAGCCGATTCATCAAGTAACTCTTACAACACCCCAATAATCTAGCGAGAATCCAGAGGAGGACTATTCAAAGTGAGTATCAAGAGAGCGCTGGTCAGCGTATCGGACAAACAGGGCATCGTGGATTTTTGCCGCGAGTTGTCTGCATTAGGCGTAGAAATTATCTCCACAGGCGGCACCAGCACACTTCTCGCGAAGGAAGGCGTTCCGGTCATTGGCATCTCTGATGTTACCGGCTTCCCTGAGATCATGGACGGACGCGTCAAAACCTTACATCCAGCCGTACACAGCGGCCTGCTGGCCGTTCGTGACAACGAAGAGCATACCCGTCAGATGAATGAGCTTGGCCTTGATTACATCGACCTCGTCGTGGTGAATTTGTATCCGTTCGCGGAGACGATTGCCAAGCCGGATGTGTCTTATGAAGAGGCTATCGAGAATATCGATATCGGCGGACCGACGATGCTGCGTTCTGCGGCGAAGAACCATGCGTTTGTCAGTGTGGTGGTCGATGCGGCTGACTATGCGAATGTGCTTGAAGAAGTACGCGCCTGTGGAGATACAACCCTTGCAACCCGCAAACGTCTTGCGGCCAAAGTCTTCCGCCATACGGCGGCTTACGACGCCCTGATTGCCGATTATCTGGCGAATGTCACCGGTGAACCGCTGCCGGAGCGCTATACGGTCACTTATGAGAAAATCCAGGATCTGCGCTACGGGGAGAACCCGCATCAGAAGGCTGCGTTCTACCGCAAGCCGCTGGCTGCACAGGATACGCTGACGGCTGCTGAGCAGCTGCACGGCAAAGAGCTGTCCTACAACAATATCAATGACGCGAACGCGGCGCTCCAGATTGTCAAAGAGTTCGAAGAGCCTGCCGTTGTAGCCGTGAAGCATATGAATCCTTGCGGAGTCGGCGTGGGCACAAGTGTCTATGAAGCATATCAAAAAGCGTACAATGCGGACCCTACCTCCATCTTCGGCGGAATTGTGGCAGCCAACCGGATTATTGATGCGGACACGGCTAATCTGCTGAAGGATATTTTCCTCGAAATCGTCCTGGCCCCGGGCTTCACAGAAGAAGCGCTGGAGATCCTGACGAAGAAAAAGAATATCCGCCTGCTTAAACTGGGCAACCTCAGCACCGCTTCATCCCGCAAGAGCAGCTTTGTGGTTACCTCCGTTGAAGGTGGAATGGTGGTGCAGGAGAGCGATGTACACTCTGTGAATCCTGAGGAATTGCAAGTTGTAACTAACCGCAAGCCTACGGAAGAAGAGCTGAAGCAGCTGTTGTTCGGCTGGAAGGTCGTGAAGCATGTGAAGTCCAATGCCATTGTGCTTGCGGCTGACGATATGACAGTCGGTGTAGGTGCAGGACAGATGAACCGTGTCGGTGCGGCCAAGATTGCCATTGAACAAGCAGGCGAGAAAGCAAAGGGTGCTGTGCTGGCATCAGACGCCTTCTTCCCGATGGGCGATACCCTGGAAATGGCTGCGAAGGCGGGCATTACGGCAGTTATTCAGCCGGGAGGCTCGATCAAGGACGAGGAATCGGTTAAGGTTGCCAATGAATACGGCATTGCCATGGTCTTCACCGGCGTACGCCACTTCAAACACTAGCACGCTGGGAGGATCAGAGCCTTATGGATATTTTAGTAGTCGGCGGCGGCGGACGCGAGCATGCGATCATCTGGAGCTTGTCCCGCAGTCCCCGTGCCGGTAAAATCTACTGCGCCCCCGGCAATGCCGGGATTGCGCAGCTTGCGGAATGTGTGCCGATCGGCGTCTTCGAGTTCGATAAGCTGACCGCTTTTGCGAAGGAGAAGAAGGTGGGCCTGGTAGTCATCGGACCGGATGATCCGCTCGCTGCAGGCATTGTGGATGCCTTCGAAGCCCAGGATATTCCTGTATTCGGCCCGCGGAAGAATGCCGCAGAGATTGAGGGCAGCAAGACCTTCATGAAGGATCTGCTGCATAAATACAGCATTCCGACAGCCGCATATGAGAAATTCAGCGATTATGAGACAGCCCTGTCTTATCTGCGGAGCCAGGAGCTGCCGATTGTCATCAAGGCGGACGGCCTGGCCGCAGGCAAAGGGGTAACCGTGGCATATTCCCGGGAGGAGGCGGAGCAGGCCCTTCAGGAGATCATGGTCGACAAGGTCTTCGGGGAAGCAGGGGCGCAGGTAGTCATTGAGGAGTTCCTTGCCGGGCAGGAAATGTCGATTCTGGCGTTTGTGGATGGCGAAACGGTGCGGCCGATGGCTGCGGCTCAGGACCATAAGCCTGTATTCGACGGCGATAAAGGACCTAATACGGGAGGCATGGGGACGTATTCCCCGCTGCCGCATATCGATGAAGCGATCATCCGTGAAGCGGTGGAGACGATTATTGAGCCGACAGCCAGAGCGATGGTGGCTGAGGGGCGGCCCTTCAGCGGAGTGCTGTTCGCGGGACTAATGATCTCGCCGGACGGCAGACCGAAGACGATTGAGTTCAATGCCCGCTTCGGGGACCCGGAGACCCAGGTAGTTCTTCCCCGGCTGCGAAGCGATCTGCTGGAGATCTTCCTGGCTGTGACCGAAGGCAGACTCGCCGATATTCCGATTGAGTGGAGCATTGATGCGGCAGTCTGCGTGGTCCTGGCCTCGGAGGGGTATCCCGGGCCTTACCCGAAGGGAGTGCCGATCAGCGGGCTGGAAGACAGCAGCTCTGCGCTGGTCTTCCATGCCGGAACCGCACGCAGTGAAGACGGAGGCTGGGTGACCACCGGCGGCCGTGTGCTTGGGGTGGTAGGCCTGGGGGCAACCATTGCCGAAGCACGTACATCGGCCTATGCCAGTGCGGAGACTATTACGTTTGCGGGTAAACAGAACCGCAGTGATATCGCAATGAAGGCACTGGTCTGAGGAGAAAGTCCCAAAAAAAGGACTGACAAGTTGTAGGAGAAGTGCTATAATACAACTCGTACGGGGGAAAATGTGCGGATATATACAGATAAAGGGTCTTTCCTTTCTAAGGAAAGGCCTTTTTTAAAATAGAGAAATTCATATGTTTCACGCTATACATTATCCTTCTATTCTCGCCGAAACGGTACCGTCCCTAAAAGGACGGCACAGCCGTTTCCACTTGCAATTCCATAACGAATGTTATAATAGTACAATAAAAGCGATGCTTATGCGGATGTACAGTTACTGATTTAAGGGGGAATTAGTTTTGAGTAAGGTAGGAAGAAACGACTTATGCCCGTGTGGAAGCGGGAACAAATATAAGAAATGCTGCATGGAGAAAGACAGAGCGGCAGCCCAGTCAATGCTGCGGCTGGTTACCGCAGGGGATGCAGCGGCGCAAGCGCCTGTAACCATACCCGGCGTAATCGTGCACGAGGAACAGCCGGCTACGGTAAGTGCTGCCCCTGCTGCGGGCAAGCTAACGCTGCCCAAGCTGAAGAAGATGGTGGCGAAGGAGCTGAACTGGGAGCATCCGGCCCATGAACAGCTGGCGCTGGAGCTGATCGAGCACATGAGAGAGCAGTATGACCGGGAGCTGATTCTGGAAGCACTGCTGCTGTGGAACGGTTTCTCCCGCCAGACCAAGCCGGCCGTGAAGAAGACAGGCTCCTTCTGTGCGGCAATCGAATACCTGCTGTCCGAGGAATACGGCTTCATGCTGTCGCAGGCGGAGCTGGCGGACAAATACGCGGTTACTACGGCCACGATCTCCCGCAAGGTTAAAGAGATCTATAACTATGTCGAGGAATACGGCATGACCGGGGAAGCGGATGAATTGACGGCGCTGAACGGAGCGGAAACTCCGCAGGAGAAGGCACAGACCCTTCTGGCCCAAGCCATGGAGGCAACCTCTGCGAAGCGCCGGGTCCAGCTGGCGGAGAAGGCGCTGGAGCTCTATCCGGACAGCCCGGAAGCCTACCTTATTCTCGCCGAGGAAACGGAGAATGAGGATGACGCGCGGGAGCTGCTGAAGGCGGGAATCGCCGCAGGCAGACGGGAGCTGGGCGAGTCTTATTTTACGAAGCATAAAGGGTTCTTCTGGGGACTATATGAGACCCGCCCTTATATACGCATCTGCCAGAGCTACGCGGAATCCTGCTGGTTCGGCGGTAAGGCGGAGGAAGCAACAGAGATGCTGGAGCATATTCTGGAGCTGAATGAGGATGATAATACCGGTGCCCGCTATCTGCTGACTGCTGTATATCTGTATAATAACCAGCTTGAAGAAGCAGAGCGGATCATTAAGAACTACGGTGAAGAGGATGCGGCAGCGGCTTTTGCCTATGACCGGATTGTACTGGAGTTCAAGAAGAACGGTATTACCTCGCAGCTCAAAATGCTCTACCGCATAGCCCGCGGAGTGAACAAGCATGTGCCGGATTACCTGCTGGGCGTGAAGCGGCTGCCGCATAATCTTCCGGATTTTGTCGGTATGGGTGATCCCAATGAAGCGATTGAATATGTAATTATGCACTCGCGCTTGTGGGCGAGCCTGCCGGATCTGCTTAAGTGGATGCTGAAGCAATAGACACTATAGATGAAATACCAGACACAGTCCTCCGGGGCTGTGTTTTTTTATGGAGATTAGGCGTGACCTCCTTGATTTCATCTCACACCGCCTATGTATGCCAAAAACGAACACATTGGGGAGTGGCGCAGGTGGATGGGCGAATGTAATCGAAAAACCGACCACATTGGCGTTGGGATTGGGCTACGTATAAATCCCCTTGCCAATATAGTCTAATTAGACTATATTATGATGTGTAGTCTAATTAGACTAAACTATCTGAAAAGAGGTCCTCCTAATGTTATTTATTACTGGAGCAACTGGAACGGTCGGAAATCGGGTTGTACATTCCCTCAAGTCTAAGGATGTCAATTTCAAAGCCCTCACCCGGACACCGGAGAAACTGATAAGCGATCAGAGCGATCAAATGACTATCGTCACTGGCGATATTAAGGATTGCAGTGCCTGGTCAGACAGTCTGCGAGGCGTGGAGACCTTATTCCTGATCCTGCTGGATGATGCCGAAGAAATTCTGCAGGCTGCCCGGGACAAGGGTGTACGGAACATCGTGTTCTTATCCTCAGCGTCGATCAACCGCTCGGATGCCGGTTACAATGAGAACGCTATGAAACATAAGAAGGTCGAGGAGCAGATTCAGGCGTATGGCTTTCGGTATGTGTATATCCGGGCCGAGGCCTTCATGCATAATACCGTTTACTGGAGGGACCTTTTTAGATACAATAAGGGGACGATCCGGCTACCGGCTCTGGAGGCAAAGCTGGCCAGTGTGCATGAAGCAGATATTGCCGAAGTGATCAGTGAGGTTGTAGCGGATTTTGACAGATTCTCCGGGCAGGTCTTGACGCTCACAGGAGCAAATATTCTTAGCCAGCGGAACATATTGACCGAAATCTCCAAGCAGCTTGGACAATCCATTCAACTGGAGGAGCAGACGATCGGGGACTTCCGTTCTTATATGAGCAAGTATATCGCTGAAGAGTACATTACTCTTAGAGTTCAGGACTGGGAGTATAGCCTGAAGCATAAGCTCGCCGTGACGGACACGGTGCTGACGATTCTTGGCCGGGAGCCTTATACGTTCAGAGAATGGATCGCGGAGCATCACGGTGATTTTCAATAAATACAGAAAGAGGAATTCACTATTATACCCTTACTTATACTGGGTCTGCTGAAGGATTGCGGACAATCCAGCGCTTATGAATTGCTAAGTGTCTTCAAAGAACGGGATTACCGTTACCTTGTTCATATGACGAAGGGATCGCTCTATTACAACCTGCAGAAGTTAGCGGGGGAAGGTTGGGTCCGGCTGGTGGAGGTCGTTAGCGTGAACAACTATCCCGAGCAATATATCTACGAGATCACACCGCAGGGCGACGAGCATTTCAAAGCACTGATGGCCAAATATTCGCTGCAGACGGACGATATTACGTTAGCCTTTTACATGACAACGCTGTTCGCCCACCAATATGATCCTGAACAATTCAAGGCGGCTGTAGCGGTGCAGATGGAGCAGACACGGCGCAAAATTGCTGAAATTGACCATGTGCTGGATGCCAAGCAAGATAAGATCTACGATACGGCCAAATCGATGATGAATAATGTCAGAGCCCACCATGAATTGAACCTGAAATGGTTTCAGGAGCTGCTGGAACGGTAGGACGGTGTACTCCTCATACTCCCTTTTGTTTGCTGAATACAGCAGAGAAAGGGAGTATTTTTTGTGCGACAAACCTGACATGAACAAGTGGAAATGAGGAAGAATCAGGTGGTTAACAGGATAATCATGAGAAAATACCTGACATGGTCACAGTTTTTTCACAGCTTACGGAGAAACGGTAAAGGGATAAGGGGATTTTTTGCAGAAATAAGTCGAAAAGACAGAGAATAGCCGCAGGTAGAGCTTAGGGCCTGAGTCTATTGACATGGGGATGGGGGAGTTCTATGAAAGCATTAAGGAATATGGGGATTCGCGGCAAGCTGTTTTTGTCAGTGATTCTGTCTGTGGTGGTTATTTTCATGGCGGTGTCTGCAGTGATCTACAGCAATGCCAAGCAGCTTATCGTGGACGGGCTGAAGAGCTCACTGACCTATGAGAAAGGGGAGATCGGGGTGCAGGTCAATGACCTGCTGCAGCCTGCTGTGGATAGTGTGGCGCTGCTCAATGCCAACGCCTACCTCCGCGACTTCATTCTGAGGGTGAAGGATGCGCAGATGCTGAAGACTACGGACGGG is a window encoding:
- a CDS encoding PadR family transcriptional regulator, giving the protein MKDCGQSSAYELLSVFKERDYRYLVHMTKGSLYYNLQKLAGEGWVRLVEVVSVNNYPEQYIYEITPQGDEHFKALMAKYSLQTDDITLAFYMTTLFAHQYDPEQFKAAVAVQMEQTRRKIAEIDHVLDAKQDKIYDTAKSMMNNVRAHHELNLKWFQELLER
- a CDS encoding NmrA family NAD(P)-binding protein, which translates into the protein MLFITGATGTVGNRVVHSLKSKDVNFKALTRTPEKLISDQSDQMTIVTGDIKDCSAWSDSLRGVETLFLILLDDAEEILQAARDKGVRNIVFLSSASINRSDAGYNENAMKHKKVEEQIQAYGFRYVYIRAEAFMHNTVYWRDLFRYNKGTIRLPALEAKLASVHEADIAEVISEVVADFDRFSGQVLTLTGANILSQRNILTEISKQLGQSIQLEEQTIGDFRSYMSKYIAEEYITLRVQDWEYSLKHKLAVTDTVLTILGREPYTFREWIAEHHGDFQ